CCGGTAAAAAGAATTCCACAGGCTACGTCAACGCCGTCTACTTTACCAACTGGTGCGCTTTCCGTGCTCCTTCTATAGGTGGCAAACGCCCAGACTAACGGCCGCAACAGGGGCACTCACAATGGCACCAACTACCAGCCCGCCGCGCTGCCCGCGCCGCAAATCTCCCACCTCAACTACGCCTTTGTGAACCTGACCATCAACGGGACCGTGTAAGTCACGTCAAGTCTGCCATCAATGGGTACCCTGGCGACCCGACCAGCTAACCGGCCGCCCACAGCTTCTCTGCGGATCCCGTCGCCGACACGGAGAGGCGCTACCCGGGAGACTGTAAGTCCGATCCCACCATCAATGGTACACATGTACAGTCCAGCTCACGCGGCGCGCAGCCCAGGATAAATCCGACACGGCCAACGTCTACGGCGCCGTCAAGCAGCTGTTCCTGCTCAAAAAGGCCAACCGGCACATGAAGCTGCTCATCTCCATCGGCGGCTGGACCTGGTCGCAGAACCCGGCGTTTGCGACCGTGGCCGCGTCCAACGCCACGCGCCTCACCTTTGCGCGGTCGGCCGTCGAGCTCGTCCGCGACTGGGGCTTCGACGGCATCGACCTCGACTGGGAGTACCCGCAGGACGCCAAGCAGGCCGCCGACATGGTGCTCCTGCTGCAGGCCCTgcgcgacgagctcgacgccTACGCCGCCCGCTCCGCCCCCGGCTACCGCTTCCAGCTGACCATTGCCTcgcccgccggcgccgccgcctacaacaagctgcagctggccaagctcggcGCCATCCTCGACTACGTGCACCTCATGGCCTACGACTTTGCCGGCTCCTGGTCCAAGGCCAGCGGCCACCTCGCCCACCTGTACACCAACCCGCAGCTGGTGAACCGCTCCGCCGACTCGGCCGTGCGCGACTACATCAAGGGCGGCGTCCCCCCCCACaagctcgtcctcggcatgCCCATCTACGGACGCGCCTTTCCCAACACCACCGGCCTCGGCGAGCCCTTCACCTCCACGCCCCCCACCCCGGGCCACGAGGAGCCGGATACCTACATGTACAACAAGCTGCCCAAGGCCGGGGCCGTCGAGATGTACGACGACGTCGCCAAGGCCGTCTACAGCTACGACAACCGCACGCGCGAGCTCATCTCGTACGATACCCCGGCCGTCACCCGCGACAAGGTGGCCTACGTGAAGCGCCTGGGGCTCGGCGGCAGCATGTTCTGGGAGGCGTCGGGCGATCGCAACGGCTCGCAATCCCTCATTGGCACGAGCCTGCACGCCCTGGGCTCGCTCGACTCCTCGCAGAACCTGCTCGACTATCCGGACTCGCGCTATGCCAATATTAGGAACAAGATGGCCTGTTCgtagctgctgctgctgctgcttttggTGCGCCTAGTTATACATTCGTTACATGGCCGAGTCCACATGTTGGAGCGCGGcattcttttctctttcctgTACGCTATTAGTTTGGTGCGGCTATAGACTCTCTTTCAACGCGCGCGCCTTGCCATGTTCCCATGCTTCATTCTTGTGACTGTCTAAATAGTTATACAGTACTAAAATAAGTCTTAGCCTCAGCTGTCCATTCGACTGTTGTAGTAAAAGTGCCGTCCAGTAAGTACAATAGGACTTGAATTAAACAAAGAATTCGGTGCTACACCAACACCACTCATGCCAACTCTTGAAACCTTGCCGACGGCCCCTGTGCAGCTTTTCTGCGTCGACTACCGGCTGGCTCCCGAATGCCCCTACCCAATACCTCTGGACGACTGCCGGGTTGCCTTGAACTTGGTGTCATGGGCGGGGGTGCAGGGGGTGGCTTGGCTGGAGGACTGACTCTTCTCGCTCGACGTCGTCAGCTACAACCGCAAATTGCGCCCCAGATTCTTCGCTGTCCATGCTTGACGACCGGAATAAAGCATCTATCCCTCAAGGCGCTGCAACGCTGGGGAATGCTGAGGATAGTGTGGCAAGGTAGGAGGAAACGATGTTCCTGTACACGCTGCATCGGCACGAGTTGAAGATGCAGCAGGGCTTCCTCCGCTTTATATGGATATTAGCCAGCTCCATCTACTTGTCAAGGAAAAAGTATATGCTGAAAAGTTTCTCGCCGCAAATATGGAGACAGAATTCCATATCTACTCGGGGTTGCCTCATGCTTTCGAGGGTCCAGCATCGGGCCATTCAGATGCGagggagatgaaggagaAGCGTATCCGACAACTAGGAAAGTTTTTGAGAAGTGTAAAAACAGGTGGACTGTCCAAATCGGTAGCATCATGGAGCTGGGCTGTATTCTGAAACGTCTTAGCCGGAGGACTTGCATTGATCTACTCATCAATTCTTGGCACTTTGCACGTGCCGTAATCGCTGATCCTTGGCTAGCTTATAGAAGATCCATGCCCCCCAGAGCTGGGCCGCCGAAAATAAAAAGTGCAGAAGGGGCGTCACAACCTTGAGCGATAAGCTCCATTTGTCCCAAAGGCTTCCAAACAACCACATGACAACAACGGTTTCCACTGTGGTACCAACAAGCTCCAGAGCCATGGTAGTATAAAATAATCGAGAGAGCAGTACGTGCTTCGAGTTGTGAGTGCGGTAGATGATCATGGCGATGTGAGGCCAGAGTTCGGCCAAAACATCGAAAGTGCCTGTGCTCGCGTTAATGGGCTTTGTCGGCAGCGAAACTGGGGGAGAGCGTGGTGGAAGAATCATACCCCAGATGAAGCAAAGAATAAACTCGTACACAGCATCGCTTTGGTGATCAAAGTCGATGCTCATCGCAATGGCTGACTGTGCAATGATGATTGCGCCAACATGGTGAGCGAAACTGATGGGCGAGATATTATCGCGGTAAAAGAGCTCAAAGATGTACATGACGGTAAAGATTTGCGACGAGACAATCAAGACGTCTCCAAGAGTCGTCGATGATCCTGGAGAGAAGGGCGTGTGCGGTGTTCCGTAGCCGACAAGAATAGCGAGCAGTGGGTAAGCCGTCACGATGATGAGCAAAATCTTGGTTCCGGCCGCTACGTGATGGTTCACGAAGCTCCGTAATTGAGCATCAGTGAGGTCCTTCAGGACTCGAGGCGAGTAGAACTTGGgaatgacgacgaggtcgaggaggTAGAtgcggatggcggcgaggatgcAGGCAGCAATGGTAAGAATGAGGCCCGAGAAGGGCGCAATTTGGGAAACGAGCTGGTTGACCAGCTGTGCAAGATGCGGACCATGACTACCGGCGTGCTGATGCATTTTAGGGAGGAGATTGTTGGCAAACGCAGCCGATAGCGAGAGGTTGACGACATGAGGGGGAAAATGGCAGACATTTGGATATTGGGAATGAAGAGAGGCCCCTGGCTTGTGTGCTTTGTGTCCCAAGCTGCGCTGCGTGACGATATTCGGATGTGAGATGCCGAAGCCCCATATTTTGTGCCTGTACCCCTTTTTCTCGAGACTGGGGTGGTCAAGTGGGATGTGAGCTATTGGAGGCAGAAGAAATTTGGTatgcggagtacggagtagatggtGATGAAAGGTTTTAGGTGGCTTGTGATGGCTTCAATGTCAGGAAACAATTGTACCATGTCTCTGTGAGGGAGGTTCGTTTCCTTTCCACGAGGCGTGCCAAGACAGCCAAGCTTTTTGTTCCTGGATCAACGGCCAAGATCATCAGTACGGTCCCACATAAAGGTGGAGTGGGTCATCCCCTGACAGTTGCTCAAAGCGGCTGAGTGTGGCGCAAGTGGCTGGCAACTACTCGGGAGGTCAACTTGCAGCGTACATGAGAGCAGgcacggtacggagtagctagATGATAAAAATCCTGTACTAAGATACAAAATAGGGCGATTGGCGGGACCTCAAGCCGTTATATGACTTCAGATGCTATGGGTACGTGCGATTCCTACCTACGAGAGTGCACCGATAGCTATACTTGACTGGCGGGGGGGCACTGACAGCCACGACTCACGGCAGTTGCCGGGTTCGAGTGTTAGGCCGTGGCCAAAAGATCCACCAATAGCGGCCCTTCTTGTAGTTGTGAAAGCAACTTGGTCCCTTGCGTGTTTTTCATAGTCTATTCATAATTTACCGATCCGGTTTACTCGAGCTACTACGCTTCTCAACCATCCAAGCGTAGTTCTGGAACCACTCGACCATCTCGGCCGGCTTTACAGTAAAAATAATTGTAGCCGTCGAGCCGCCTAGTCGTGCCCTCGATCTAGGCGACCTTCTTCTCCTTACCACCAAGAGCATCAAAACTCTACCAAAGCGTCCTTGCGGACTTGCGCAAAAAGAGTCGAGATGGTAGcattcttggccagcgaGATTGGTGTCAGCCCTTTCAAGCGGAAGCGGAAGCCAGTCAACTCGTGGATCCGCTTATCAAAAGCCCGCATGGTTGCGGAAACATCGAGGCTGGCATGAACGGCGCCTTTTCCCACAAAGGCGTGTCCAGAGAAGGCCTGCAGCAGGATGGGGGTCTTCATGTCCTTCCTAAGCACTGGAAACAAGTATTATTTCTACAAGACTTTTAATTCATCCAGTctgtctttttctttcatgtCACATTTGACTTTTTCCTAGGGCGTATTGTCACGTTGTTTACTTGTCTTGACTTTATTACAACACTTCAGTACCAAGGTTCTATTCCAGGAGTCTCTATGCCTCGAATTCATTGATTATTCATTCTGACTTGAAGGATTAACCCTTTCTGTCTAAAAGAATCGGCGCGGTAGGGAGCCAGATTTGGCATCCTTCGTGTTGTTATTGCTTTTTAAAAGAGAGCATGTGGCTGTCGTTGAAGCTTCTATACTACTACTCTTTAGAAGCGATAATACCATCACCGGTAGAATCATCCCCAGCACCAGGGGATAATGGAGACGAGCCTGGCCGACTAGGATTAGGCCGCTTATTTCCTGTCTCGGTTCCATCCCCAGCACTAATAAGACCATCCCCAGCACCAGGGGATAATGGAGACGAGCCCGGCCGGCTAGGAGTAGGCAGCTTATTTCCCGTCTCGGTTCCATCCCCAGCACCGATAAGATCATCCCCAGCACCAGGGGATAATGGAGACGAGCCTGGCCGACTAGGATTAGGCCGCTTATTTCCTGTCTCGGTTCCATCCCCAGCACTGGTAGAATCATCCCCAGCACTAATAGGATTATCCCCAGCACTAATAGGATCATCCCCAGCACTAATAGGATCATCCCCAGCACTAATAGGGTCATCCCCAGCACTAATAGGGTCATCCCCAGCACTAATAGGGTCATCCCCAGCACCGGTAGCATCATCCTCAGCACCAGGAAATAATGGAGACGAGCCCGGCCGGCTGGGAGTAGGCGGCTTATTTCCCGTCTCGGTTCCATTACCACTCGGGATACTGGGAGTAGGCGGCTTATTTCCCGTCTCGGTTCCATTGCCACTCGGGATATCGGGAGTAGGCCGTCCATTTCCCGTCTCGTCTTCATTACCACTCGGGTTATTGGGAGTAGGCTGTCCATTTCCAGTCTCGGTGCCACCGCCATTTTCTAACTGTTCAGCGTATTGCTCCAATTGCTTCGCGTAGTTTCGTACTATCTGGGCTTGTTGCTTGGCGGCAGGATCCCCCCCGGCGGGGGTTCTCCTGGCAAGCTCGACCCTGGCGCCACCTCTAACTCTAATATGGGGTGACGCAAAGGCAGAGGCGGCGACTTGAAAGAGTTTGTGTTAGTCGTTGGTTTCAGTCATGCGACATGATATGGCGGCGCATCCAACGCACACAAAGGGACGAAGAGGACTCAGAAACAAGAGGATATACGTACAGGCCACAAGTGTTACCATGGCGATGCGAACCATTTTTAATGTCCTTTCAGGGTCTCTTTGAATTTTATAAAATGGAAAGAAAATGAGATTGCAATAGTCGGAACCGAGACTATAATAGAGACTAGGGAATCAATAAGTGTAGAGGCCTAGCTGTTATAGCATGAAGAGATGTAGCGTCCATTCCTATTAGATTTGGCCGCCCTTTTATACTCGACCTACTGGCTTTCCACTCTACAGCCGCGAGCATTGTGCAGGACTAGCCCATCTTCATTCCGTGCATAAATTCAATGCTGCGTGATACAAACGATGGCGATGAGTCCGTATCATGTACCGTGGCGGTGCCATGCATACCATCGATACGACTTAAGTTGAGACACAGCCCGCTAGTGGCTGGTTCGTCATTGCCACGACTGTCAATGCAGATGAAATATTACCAAGGAACGGGAGAGCCTCACGAGCCGTGAAGGTCCCTGCTCTTGTAAAGTCTGAAACAGGACGGCCCACTCGCTTGACTTCCAGCCATCGGCATGTCCCAAGCCCTCGGtatgatgaggaggaaggggTGGTGGTAGTATAGCAAGCTGTATACTTGTCTACGGTAAGCATGTAATCCGTCCTTTTAGAAAAGCAGGTTTTGAGCTAGTAAACATGCTCTATATCCTAGACTCGCATAAAGGTAGTTCAGGGTGTCCCGTTGTCGACTGGGACATGTGGCATAACATGAAACACGATTCCATTATAAGTTTATAACTGTGCATCTCAGCCAGGTGGAGCTTAAGGTACTTGTGGCATGATGCATTGCCGTCACACAGCCTCAATTCCAAGCGAATCTATTATACGCATTTCCACGAACTAATCGACATGACTTGTGCATCTATGCCTTATGCTAAGCATGTGTTGGTTACTTTAAAGGTTCATGCTGCCATCGTGCAACAATAGACAGCACACCAAAAAAATGAAACGTTTACTCTATCAAGCTGAACCAGCTGTACCCTACTCTTCTCGCCATAGGTACACAATGACCTCGGACTACGCATTTTGGTGTTGCGCTACTTGATCTGACAAGGCCACTTCCTCGCTAACACCCAGCATTGGTATATCTATATTCTCCATTTGAGAGCTCTTGAACTCTCGTCAATTCTGAAACCACGCACTCATCTTCGAGATCAAATAATCTCTTTCATTCGTAGCTACGATTTTACTATAACTAGCTGCTGGATATAAGTCGCCCTTGATCTCAtcataaatatactttaatcAACGTGCTCAGTAAATTCCATGAATTAAGTAGATACCTAAGCCATCATTCCTTACTATCCGGATTCATGCCGCATGAAAGCCTAATAGTTAAAGTCTTCCCTGACTCGCATCCGATCACAATGGTAGATCCTGACACCGCCCAGCAGCAAGGACGAAATTCCACTGGTATCCAGAGTGTATTTTCTCCATTGAACGTGATCCATGATCCATCCTGACTAATGCTATAGGTGGCGTAAGTTCAGGTGGAGAAATATTTCGAGCATCTATACAACATGACACAGAAGACGTATCACGTATAGTAAAAATGCCGTGAGTAGTCAGTAAACGCGTAATGTCTGCTGCAAATGATAAAACATCTGTTGTAATGCCAACTCTGATTTCCTCCTTGCATTCGCCGGTCTCCACGCTCCATATCCGCAGCATCTTACCGTTACTGAGGCCATTAGTATTGAATCGCATGAGGAGGCAGCCAAGGTTATCCAGCTACTATGGCCCGTGACAGATTGCTTACACTTTCCCACATCCACCCACCAAATCTGTACTATCCCGTTAGTAGAGCCCGAGGCCACGAGAGTTGAGTCGTGTGAGAAGGCTATTGTGCTCACTGCACCGCTCGGGCGTTCGGGGCTTTTGAGGATCTGCGTGTACTCGCCCGTATTCACATGCCAGATGACTATTATGTCATCTATAGAGGCAGCCACGAGCGCTGAATCTTGTGAAAAGGCGATTATCTTCACCGCACCGCTGTTGCCTCTAGGGTATTTTAGGGGTTGTGTGCACTCGCCCGCATTCACACGCCAGATTAACATCTTGTCGCTCGAAGCAGCGCCCACGAGAGTCGAATCTTGCGAGAAAGCTATGAAGCATGCTGCGCCGCTATGGTCGTTGGGGCCCTCAAGGGTCCGTATATGCGTGTCTGTATTTACACACCAGATTCGTATCATCGTGTCGTTGGAAGCTGAGGCCACAAGCTTTGAATCGTGTGAGAAGGCCACCGAGTTAACCTAACTTCTATGGCCTTTTAGAGCCTGTATACACTCGCCCGTAGCCGTACACCAAATTCGAATAATCTTATCATCAGAGGCTGAGGCTATGAGTGCGGAGTCATGCGAGAAGGCTATCGAGCTCACCCAGCCACCATGATCTTTTAGAGTCTGTATACAGTCGTCCGTACTTATACTCCAGATTCGTATCATCTTGTCGTTGGAGTCAGAAGCTACAAGTGTTGAATCATGTGAGAAGGCGACCGAGTTCACCCAGTTATCATGGCACTTGAGAGTCTGTACACATTGGCTCATGTCCGCGCGCCAGATTCGTACCGGTCTCGTCACTGAACGCCGAGGCAATGAGCTTTGAGTCGTGGGCGAAAGCCACAGAATTCACCGCGGCACCATGATCTTCCAGAGTCTGCAGGTATTGGGCCCAAACACTCTCTGTTTTAGGCCCAAGCAGTATCCAGCTTGGAATTTGGTTTTCAAATGTCAACCGCACCGTACTCTTGTTTGGCGCGGATGCGAGTAGCGAGGGATAAATTTGAAGAGGAGCCGCGTCAGTAAGTCAGATGCCCGCAAGAATAAATCGAAAAGCGTCATCAACCAAGTCTAGCAACTCGGTATGTTCTTGAAGCTACTTCAAAGTTAACTAAATTATGTATTACTAAGCGTATACCTTATCAACCTACCTTAGCAAATGCTTGCAACGCCGTGATTAGTCAAACGCTCTCCGAAGCTCTCCCTAGGATACTTAATGCTTCAATCCAATGGAGAAAATGGTGGGTAAGAAAGTCATAGACTTGTTCGCTATATAGACAGTAGTTTCCAGCCTCTTGGAGATGATATACCAAGTATAGAAAGGCATATTGTACCTCTGGCGAAAGGCAGGCGTTTACCTTCTGAGCACTGATCGTAGATTGGGGTGTGCTGGCAGCTTAAACGCCACAGATATCTTGTCGGATATGGCACATCACACGCAGATAGCCAATAAATAGTCATCTCTTTGTGAGCTTTTCTTTTATCAATCCAGAAGAGGTTCTTTCCGCGCTTATCAGGGTCTAATAAGATATCGCGAAAGGATAGATGAAGCAGCCTACTGCTGACTGTGCTGATGGCGGAATGCTTAACACTGAGTGCAGCATATCTAATCTGTCATTAATGTTTCGCGTGGAATGTCACGAATGTGTGCCAATGCAGATGTCCATAATGGATCTGCAAGTACGATGATGGCGCCGACGATGCGTCAAATTCCTGAAGAACCTTGTCCCGACGCATGTTGGACAGTCCCATGATGAGTTTGTTCAGGACAGGTAGATACGCCACATGTAGTTGtgatatcaattgatgtcactACCTAGGTGTAGAACCTCCTGCAGCTGGCGGTCGGGGTTGGCGTCGTTGCGATCAGCGATAAAGCGGCATACGGTAGCTGCGAAAATAAACAGCGGGCTCGCCATCCGAACCAGTAACTTAATAGTCGATTGACCAGGCCAGGATTGTCGTAACTTTCTATCTTCCCGAACCGAAGCATTGTCTTCGTCTCGGATATTTGCAAGCTCGTGCTCTAAAAATGCCGATGTATAGTGCTCAACCATGGTTTCAGGTATGTAATGGAGTACTAGGTCCTGATATGTTCCCTCAATCCTACTAAACTCAAGTCTTATTAGCAGTTCTAGCCGGCTGGTTAAGAAAATTCGTAGTCCCGCGGCCTCCAACATATTAGTACGAGAGAAAAGATGAATCAAAAGCGTAATATCATCCTGTCGTTCGCATTCATCTAGTGCgtcgacaacaacaacggtGGGATCGTTCCTGATCTCTGGCGCAATCATGGATAAAGGTTTCAAGATAAGCCTATCGAATTGTTCTCGCATTGCCTTTCTTAGGATAGCTGGATCGGCATCAATAGCATTCTTCATGTGGAGAGAGATGGCTGGCTTTCTCGCAATGAGATCCGCCGCAATTATTGAGAAGAACTCGTTCAGGTCCCGTCTATCAGCTTCCCCCCTCTTTaagaagaagctggctcTAATGCGATGCCCTTTAGTGAAGTTTTGAGCAACCGTGCGGGCTATGGTTGACTTCCCAGTCCCTGCCATGCAGTTCAGCCAGAAGATTATTGGGGTCCGCAGCCCATGCTGAAACTTGTTGGAGGAGATCTACTCGGGTATTTTACAGGTAAATCCGGCcatttttcttccttgtGGGAGTCAAAAGAGGCTCCTTTGGCAATTGGGAGGCGGTCGAGAACAGTCTTTCGATCAATTTCGACAAGATGATTGCTGTTACCAGTCAATTGGTGCTTTTCCCTGGCAGTATTACTACGTAGATGTTTCGTAGTACGTCTGGTCAACTTGCAAAGCCAAATGCATGGTTCGCGTACATCTTTCAAGATCTTGGACGATATGCTCGACGTCTTTGCTTTGGAAGGGCCATTTCAAGGTTTAAGATCCAAGCCATGTGATTGCCTGACGGGCTGTCTTTGGCCGAAGTTTGTCATGCAACTGGTGCAGTCTCAATTGGCAGTCCTGGATGGCAATGGATAGCTGTTGAGAAGCCTCGAGCTTTGCACGATGTGGCCCATTGATGGGTTGTTGAATGCTCTTCGAGGCATGCTCGAGGTTCGCAACGTCTCTGCGTAGTCTGGAAATGTCATCCCTCGCCTTTTTGACGTCATTGAAATACTGGAAGCACAGCAAGGCAACCTTGTGTGGACAAATCAACGATGGCGATGACACTCGAAGCCCCCGAGAGACCTTCCATTGTTCATAAAATGTGATATTGACAGTACGCAGAGTAAAGAGCTTCAACCCCACGATCTTTGGGTATTTGGATGGTGTGTCAAAGCCTGATGAGGCTGTCGATTTGGTCGGATACATATTATTCAGCCACGTAGCACCGCATCAGGCCGGGTTGTAAAGTGCTGCGACGGTACTTTTTTGGTTCCAAGTGCAGCTTTGTCTTATTTGTTGTTAACCACTTCCGCCAGACTGTCTGCTTATCCAAGCCATCGTTGAAGCCCGCCAATGCCATTCATATTCATTTTCATGAGAGTGTACACACTACACTATTGGATCGCGtaatatatttttagcttttgGGTGTGTTGTAATGCATGTATCGTGTGTGTATGTGGTCAGTCTAGGGTACTGCCATGGCATATCTGCAAGACGGGATACCAGACATTTATAAATCAATTAAAGTCGTCATGTGATCACAGCAACACAAGCTACGATGGTTAAAAGCCATTTCATCTTCCGTA
The DNA window shown above is from Metarhizium brunneum chromosome 1, complete sequence and carries:
- the chit1_0 gene encoding Endochitinase 1, whose product is MRIKWPHVMQAGPPCRFNSPGGRDINTQEETRMTGIPSAIPSSNLNHSFLSSNAPVAMKMPSLFASSLALLAASAAGAAAACTGKKNSTGYVNAVYFTNWGTHNGTNYQPAALPAPQISHLNYAFVNLTINGTVFSADPVADTERRYPGDSQDKSDTANVYGAVKQLFLLKKANRHMKLLISIGGWTWSQNPAFATVAASNATRLTFARSAVELVRDWGFDGIDLDWEYPQDAKQAADMVLLLQALRDELDAYAARSAPGYRFQLTIASPAGAAAYNKLQLAKLGAILDYVHLMAYDFAGSWSKASGHLAHLYTNPQLVNRSADSAVRDYIKGGVPPHKLVLGMPIYGRAFPNTTGLGEPFTSTPPTPGHEEPDTYMYNKLPKAGAVEMYDDVAKAVYSYDNRTRELISYDTPAVTRDKVAYVKRLGLGGSMFWEASGDRNGSQSLIGTSLHALGSLDSSQNLLDYPDSRYANIRNKMACS